The following are encoded together in the Limnochordia bacterium genome:
- a CDS encoding AraC family transcriptional regulator, translated as MLLCDLYAKELWKRPFVPVIEYYYRRTFPHEYHFSSHTHSAVEIMYVESGDMLLELQGEPVELLTKEFVVINTEIPHGILGVSVNCRVNNCEFFFQPASVVIGSTIDVVKHINQSAWPLSYGAPWLKCRDSGYVGSTMRELIEELDGTLDDPLGQELMLRLDFWRVIIYISRMIASSGDTTDLANWHVNKAVSYIRTNYHRPDLTVAELSDYLQLNRSHVSRIFREVTGDTPSEYIASHRINIAKKLLATTDLPIIDICQEIGINSEQYFSRLFSKRVGISPRTFRRSREVISAWPPDTSDSTS; from the coding sequence ATGCTCCTGTGTGATTTGTACGCAAAAGAGTTGTGGAAGAGGCCCTTCGTTCCGGTCATTGAGTACTACTACCGACGTACTTTCCCCCATGAGTATCATTTCAGTAGTCACACGCACAGCGCTGTAGAGATAATGTATGTTGAGTCTGGTGATATGCTATTAGAGCTTCAGGGAGAGCCCGTGGAGCTTTTGACGAAGGAATTTGTTGTTATTAACACTGAGATTCCCCATGGAATCCTAGGTGTTAGCGTAAACTGTCGCGTGAACAACTGCGAGTTTTTCTTTCAACCAGCAAGTGTAGTCATCGGATCAACTATTGATGTAGTTAAGCACATCAATCAATCCGCTTGGCCCTTGAGTTACGGTGCCCCATGGCTCAAATGCCGGGATAGTGGATATGTAGGGTCAACCATGAGGGAACTAATCGAGGAACTAGATGGAACCCTTGATGACCCCCTTGGCCAGGAATTGATGCTACGTTTGGATTTCTGGCGTGTCATTATCTATATATCCAGGATGATTGCTAGTTCAGGTGATACCACAGACCTGGCAAATTGGCATGTAAACAAAGCTGTAAGTTACATCCGTACCAACTACCACCGCCCAGATCTGACCGTAGCAGAGTTAAGTGACTACCTTCAACTGAATCGTAGCCACGTGAGTCGCATTTTTAGAGAAGTAACCGGCGATACTCCTTCAGAGTATATTGCAAGCCATAGAATCAACATTGCTAAGAAGCTATTGGCTACAACTGACTTACCCATTATTGATATTTGTCAGGAGATCGGAATCAATTCGGAACAGTATTTCTCCCGTTTGTTCTCTAAAAGAGTAGGGATTAGTCCAAGGACTTTCCGCCGAAGCCGAGAGGTGATTAGTGCCTGGCCACCGGATACAAGCGATAGTACTAGCTAG
- a CDS encoding diaminopimelate dehydrogenase, producing the protein MRVAVVGLGNVGKYAVEAVLRADDMEFAGIVRRKDSIHEASPRGLVVSDITELGDVDVAIICTPSRTVPTIAKELLALGINTVDCYDIHGELVNLRDELDEPAKLNNAVSVLSAGWDPGTDSLIRALLQAMAPGGLTYTNFGPGMSMGHTAAVKAIDGVADALSMTIPVGTGLHRRIVYVVLEDNAEFTVVEKAIKQDPYFIHDETHVYQVEDVSTLVDMGHGVSIERKGVSGITHNQLFKWEMRVNNPALTAQIMVAAARATVRLQPGAYTLIEIPVVDLLPGDRRTWIGRLV; encoded by the coding sequence ATGAGAGTAGCAGTTGTAGGCTTGGGGAATGTTGGGAAATACGCCGTTGAGGCAGTTCTAAGGGCAGATGATATGGAGTTTGCTGGTATCGTCCGCCGCAAGGACTCTATTCACGAGGCTAGTCCCCGGGGGTTAGTGGTTAGCGATATAACAGAGTTAGGTGATGTAGACGTTGCGATAATCTGCACACCTTCACGTACAGTCCCTACGATTGCCAAGGAACTTCTTGCCTTAGGAATCAACACCGTTGATTGCTACGACATTCATGGAGAATTGGTGAATCTGCGGGATGAACTGGATGAACCGGCGAAATTGAATAATGCCGTCTCAGTTCTATCTGCGGGCTGGGATCCGGGAACCGATTCGCTTATTCGGGCTTTGCTGCAGGCCATGGCTCCTGGCGGTTTGACATATACGAATTTCGGGCCCGGTATGAGTATGGGACATACTGCGGCGGTGAAAGCAATCGACGGTGTAGCGGACGCACTGTCCATGACGATACCAGTTGGAACAGGCTTGCATCGACGAATCGTCTACGTTGTACTAGAGGATAATGCCGAATTTACTGTCGTGGAGAAGGCCATTAAGCAGGATCCATATTTCATCCATGATGAAACCCATGTGTATCAAGTGGAGGATGTCAGTACACTAGTTGACATGGGGCATGGAGTCAGTATTGAACGTAAAGGAGTATCAGGCATAACCCATAACCAACTTTTCAAATGGGAAATGCGGGTTAATAATCCTGCTCTAACGGCACAGATCATGGTCGCCGCAGCCCGAGCCACAGTAAGACTGCAACCTGGTGCGTACACCCTGATCGAAATCCCGGTTGTTGATCTACTGCCCGGAGACCGAAGAACATGGATTGGACGACTGGTCTAG
- a CDS encoding GNAT family N-acetyltransferase codes for MTDQLRMIWPEGRKPPLCILPKGYSVRRFRPSDEQAYVRMLNRGDLGEWDLDRMRSILENPLAPGTVYFITYNDVPVATTCSQKQESDWDDDLDWAEVGWVTVDPAHRGRGLGLIICAVVVDQLQRLGYKHIYLKTDDWRLPAIKTYLRMGFQPLINSDEMNTRWRAVAEKLDWSF; via the coding sequence ATGACCGATCAGCTACGTATGATCTGGCCTGAGGGCCGCAAACCACCACTTTGTATTCTACCTAAAGGATATAGCGTCAGACGTTTTCGTCCCAGTGATGAACAGGCTTATGTCCGTATGTTAAACCGTGGTGATCTGGGTGAGTGGGATCTAGATAGGATGCGATCGATTCTGGAGAACCCGCTTGCACCCGGAACAGTATACTTTATTACGTATAATGATGTTCCAGTAGCTACGACCTGTTCACAAAAACAGGAGTCTGATTGGGATGATGATCTCGACTGGGCGGAAGTAGGTTGGGTTACTGTTGATCCCGCTCACAGGGGCAGGGGTCTAGGTCTCATCATCTGTGCTGTAGTTGTCGATCAACTGCAGAGATTAGGGTATAAGCACATCTATCTAAAAACCGATGATTGGCGCCTGCCAGCCATTAAGACATATCTCAGAATGGGTTTTCAGCCGCTAATCAACTCAGATGAAATGAACACGCGTTGGCGGGCGGTTGCCGAGAAGCTCGACTGGTCCTTTTGA
- the typA gene encoding translational GTPase TypA translates to MEIRNVAIIAHVDHGKTTLVDALLKETGVFRENQKTGTQILDSNALERERGITILSKNTGIFHNETKINIVDTPGHSDFGGEVERVIGMVDGALLVVDAAEGPLPQTRYVLQKAFKYNLRPIVVINKIDRKDARPYEVLEEVLDLFLDLDATEEQADFPVVWAVAREGVASLELEDAQAQLAGKKEKSILPLLDLILEHVPQPTVDPDGPLQLLATNLEYDEYVGRLVVGRIQRGTLRRGMPVTVCRSDADWEKTAKVEYLYTFARLERTLVEEAGAGEIVAVAGIDDVSIGDTIVDPNAVDPLPALKVDEPTLTVIFRVNDGPLAGRDGKYITSRHIRDRLWREAQTNVALRVNPTGSPDAFEVRGRGELHLGILIETMRREGYEFTVSRPQPVLKEIDGQLQEPLERVFVEVPAEYSGGVILFFGQRKGEMLSMMQNENTVKLEFVVPARGLVGFHSQFLTETRGYGVVYHTYYGYGPHRGPILERTTGSLVAYEPGTATAYAIVNAQERATLFIEPGTEVYEGMIIGENSRSDDLDVNIAKKKHVSNMRSATSDIAEKIDVPRKLTLEQALAFIASDELVEVTPKTIRLRKQVLDQSERYMIRKQLAAKSLD, encoded by the coding sequence ATGGAGATTCGTAATGTAGCGATTATTGCCCATGTTGATCATGGGAAGACAACACTAGTAGATGCACTTCTAAAGGAAACAGGTGTGTTTCGGGAAAACCAGAAGACCGGAACACAGATCCTTGATTCCAATGCCCTGGAAAGAGAACGGGGTATTACAATTCTATCCAAGAACACCGGTATATTCCATAATGAGACGAAAATCAACATCGTTGATACACCCGGACACTCGGATTTTGGCGGGGAAGTGGAACGGGTGATCGGCATGGTTGACGGTGCCTTGTTAGTAGTAGATGCGGCGGAGGGACCATTACCGCAGACCCGATACGTACTCCAAAAGGCTTTCAAATACAATCTTAGGCCCATCGTGGTAATCAACAAGATCGATCGTAAGGATGCCAGGCCCTATGAAGTTCTGGAAGAGGTGCTGGATCTTTTTCTTGATCTAGATGCGACCGAGGAGCAAGCCGACTTCCCTGTGGTATGGGCGGTAGCCCGAGAAGGCGTTGCGTCATTGGAGCTTGAGGATGCACAAGCCCAGCTTGCCGGTAAGAAGGAGAAAAGCATATTGCCCTTGCTAGATCTAATCCTTGAGCACGTTCCCCAACCTACTGTGGATCCCGATGGCCCCCTGCAGCTTCTAGCGACCAATCTGGAATACGATGAATACGTCGGTAGACTTGTCGTTGGAAGAATCCAACGGGGAACCCTTCGTCGGGGCATGCCAGTCACCGTATGTCGCAGTGACGCGGATTGGGAAAAGACTGCAAAAGTGGAGTATCTATATACCTTTGCAAGACTTGAACGAACCCTTGTGGAGGAGGCTGGGGCAGGGGAGATTGTGGCAGTGGCAGGAATCGATGATGTTTCCATCGGAGACACTATCGTAGATCCCAATGCGGTTGACCCCCTACCTGCGTTAAAGGTGGATGAGCCAACCCTCACTGTAATTTTCAGGGTAAACGATGGTCCCTTGGCAGGCAGGGATGGAAAATACATTACTTCCCGACACATTAGGGATCGCCTCTGGCGTGAAGCACAGACCAATGTGGCCCTTCGGGTCAACCCCACGGGCAGTCCCGATGCCTTTGAAGTGCGGGGGCGGGGGGAACTCCATCTGGGTATTCTGATTGAAACCATGCGCAGGGAAGGGTACGAGTTTACTGTATCCAGACCCCAACCGGTGTTAAAGGAAATCGATGGTCAGTTACAAGAACCCCTAGAACGAGTGTTTGTCGAGGTACCGGCGGAGTATTCCGGAGGTGTTATCCTGTTCTTTGGTCAGCGGAAGGGCGAAATGCTCAGTATGATGCAAAACGAGAACACGGTCAAACTAGAGTTTGTAGTACCGGCCCGGGGTTTGGTGGGATTTCACTCCCAGTTCCTTACGGAAACCAGAGGCTATGGGGTTGTATACCATACTTACTACGGTTATGGTCCCCACCGAGGTCCCATCCTAGAAAGAACCACGGGCAGTCTTGTCGCCTATGAGCCAGGGACCGCGACAGCCTATGCCATAGTCAACGCGCAAGAGCGGGCAACGTTGTTCATCGAGCCGGGGACAGAGGTCTATGAAGGAATGATCATCGGTGAAAACTCACGCTCCGATGACCTCGATGTCAATATTGCTAAGAAGAAACACGTCAGCAACATGCGTTCAGCTACTTCAGATATTGCAGAGAAGATTGATGTGCCCCGAAAGCTTACTCTCGAGCAAGCCTTAGCCTTCATTGCCTCGGATGAACTCGTTGAGGTTACACCCAAGACCATCAGGCTCAGGAAACAGGTTCTAGACCAAAGCGAGCGGTACATGATTCGAAAGCAATTGGCTGCCAAATCACTTGACTGA
- a CDS encoding lipoate--protein ligase produces MEFVTLIAESPYNDPWYNIALEEAMLHQLQQGQVVLYLWQNQHTVVIGRNQNAWKECRCQLLEEEGGKLARRMSGGGAVYHDLGNLNFTFLLGRHQYDLAKQLQVILNALAGVGIQAEFSGRNDLTVLGRKFSGNAYYYYRDSALHHGTILVNADFAQAGRYLQPSKQKMQSKGVESVGSRVINLAELVPGLSIAQVKEQLIKSFVSLYGGNGTELDLAPLLEEADALHEHYSSWEWRYGKTPAFALSYETRFSWGELTVGLGVKNGHIVDAVVYSDALQYTLTDHVRSALLQTPFESSAIAQALEGISAGDAAPYVKDVKHWLVTQVKSA; encoded by the coding sequence GTGGAGTTTGTTACCTTGATCGCCGAATCACCTTACAATGACCCATGGTATAACATTGCCCTTGAGGAGGCTATGCTACATCAGTTGCAACAAGGACAGGTAGTCCTTTATCTTTGGCAGAACCAACACACCGTGGTGATTGGTCGTAATCAAAATGCATGGAAGGAATGCCGTTGTCAGCTTCTTGAAGAAGAAGGTGGCAAGCTAGCTCGAAGAATGTCCGGCGGTGGAGCCGTGTACCATGATCTTGGCAATTTGAATTTCACCTTCTTACTAGGGCGGCATCAATACGATCTTGCCAAGCAACTACAAGTCATCCTTAACGCTCTGGCCGGTGTAGGGATTCAAGCAGAGTTCTCAGGACGAAATGACCTTACGGTCTTGGGACGCAAGTTCTCAGGCAATGCGTATTACTACTACAGGGATTCTGCTTTGCACCATGGCACCATTCTGGTTAACGCTGATTTTGCACAGGCCGGCCGTTATTTACAGCCCTCGAAACAAAAGATGCAGTCCAAAGGGGTTGAATCAGTGGGTTCCCGAGTGATCAATCTGGCAGAACTGGTTCCGGGTCTTAGTATTGCCCAAGTTAAGGAGCAACTGATCAAGTCCTTTGTGAGCTTGTATGGTGGCAACGGAACCGAGCTAGATCTAGCCCCACTTCTTGAGGAAGCAGATGCGTTACACGAACACTATTCTTCCTGGGAGTGGCGCTATGGGAAAACACCAGCCTTTGCTCTCTCCTATGAAACGAGATTTTCCTGGGGTGAACTGACGGTGGGGCTTGGGGTCAAGAATGGACATATCGTGGATGCTGTCGTTTATTCAGATGCGCTGCAGTATACCCTAACGGACCATGTGCGTTCTGCTTTACTTCAGACTCCCTTTGAGTCATCAGCTATTGCCCAAGCCTTGGAGGGAATATCTGCGGGTGATGCGGCACCCTACGTAAAGGATGTAAAACACTGGCTTGTCACCCAGGTTAAATCAGCCTGA
- a CDS encoding carboxymuconolactone decarboxylase family protein, with protein sequence MARDPRQILDDFVGGLKEVQKTNGEQVRSFMSFLGSMYKPGSLDLKAKELISIGISIHNRCEYCIVYHVHNALQAKATRQEIMEAAMVAVALGGGPSMAYSVSLLKQAIDTFEPDFSS encoded by the coding sequence ATGGCACGAGATCCAAGACAAATACTCGATGACTTTGTAGGAGGCTTAAAGGAAGTACAGAAGACGAATGGTGAGCAGGTACGATCCTTCATGAGCTTCTTGGGGTCAATGTATAAGCCTGGCAGTCTGGACCTAAAAGCAAAAGAGCTGATCAGTATCGGCATATCTATACATAACAGATGCGAATATTGTATTGTCTACCATGTCCACAATGCACTACAAGCTAAAGCTACCCGACAAGAGATCATGGAGGCCGCTATGGTAGCTGTGGCCCTTGGGGGAGGGCCCTCTATGGCCTATTCAGTTAGTCTTCTTAAGCAGGCCATTGACACCTTTGAACCGGATTTCAGTAGCTAA
- a CDS encoding DNA alkylation repair protein: MDWVIVVKADLAKFADEERAQHSARFFQTQPGGYGQGDRFLGIRVPDQRKIARKYYRDIPLEDVELLLQDAIHEHRLTALLILTYKFEKTSTIQRQAIVELYLRNIPYINNWDLVDTSAYKILGAYLFEVEDKSILYELAEAQNLWAQRIAMIATFYFIKHNEFDDALHIATLLLDHEHDLIHKAVGWMLREIGERDFQVEFAFLKAHYKDMPRVMLQYAIEKFEQELRQAFRQHSI; the protein is encoded by the coding sequence ATGGACTGGGTGATTGTGGTAAAGGCGGATCTCGCCAAATTCGCTGATGAAGAGAGGGCCCAACACTCTGCTCGATTCTTCCAGACTCAACCGGGGGGATACGGGCAGGGAGATCGGTTTCTTGGTATCCGGGTCCCTGATCAAAGGAAGATTGCACGAAAGTACTACCGGGACATCCCTCTGGAGGACGTAGAGTTGCTTCTTCAAGATGCCATCCATGAGCACCGGCTGACCGCATTACTTATCCTGACCTACAAGTTCGAAAAAACGTCCACTATACAGCGGCAAGCCATAGTGGAACTGTACCTACGCAACATCCCATATATTAACAACTGGGATCTGGTGGATACATCCGCATACAAGATCCTCGGGGCCTACCTGTTCGAAGTTGAAGATAAGAGTATACTCTACGAATTGGCCGAAGCACAAAACCTGTGGGCTCAGCGGATCGCCATGATCGCGACCTTTTACTTTATAAAACACAACGAATTTGATGATGCACTGCACATTGCGACATTGCTTCTCGATCATGAACATGATCTAATCCACAAAGCCGTAGGATGGATGCTGCGGGAGATCGGAGAGCGGGATTTCCAAGTGGAATTCGCGTTTTTGAAAGCACACTACAAAGACATGCCAAGGGTAATGCTGCAATATGCCATCGAAAAGTTCGAACAGGAATTACGGCAAGCATTTAGACAGCATTCGATCTGA
- a CDS encoding TldD/PmbA family protein → MHLEQYDSIKEITMKASVASDVYAITRLQDATSIRINVVDGKVDGIHRNSKRGTGVQVFTKDGLSGFSSADRIDPGEVERLIGSAAELAKKSPVAGGHTNTEVFNLQKHEVRRPAQIDYNLNKLDLRTLENALIEINNETRALGSELSVSTGLFIGYEEWRIFRSDGTDVHFAIPRCIIRNGISARTEGRASSTMANISGVDPRVLISDEYRQLLRRRSETAANIAMNLTKATPIKAGHYKLVIDYSLAMVLAHEAFGHAAEVDRAESTILAKNGKFRTGEVVAAPIVSIVDGPILGDNGDQPFSVNGVPRDTVTIVENGVLKDGLADVFSAREAGVRNTGAARAQSYEHLPIPRMSNIRLTVNNAYPINQDFEDITPSQLRTLLEEAGLLKEDEQILYLSGAMGGQVNPATGDFVFTCSGVYELREEAIPRQATSFSGQILSALKAISGGLGSVNSNAAGTCGKSGQMVSCGGGSNLFIVIEKDQKITIGGGQ, encoded by the coding sequence ATGCATCTTGAACAATATGATAGCATTAAAGAGATAACAATGAAGGCAAGTGTCGCATCTGACGTTTACGCAATCACAAGACTGCAGGATGCTACAAGCATCAGGATCAATGTAGTCGATGGTAAGGTGGACGGCATCCACAGAAACAGCAAGCGAGGCACTGGCGTTCAGGTGTTTACCAAGGACGGACTCAGTGGTTTCTCCTCTGCCGATCGGATTGACCCAGGGGAAGTGGAGAGGCTTATAGGTAGCGCTGCGGAATTGGCTAAAAAGTCACCAGTGGCGGGGGGTCATACCAACACTGAAGTATTCAACCTTCAAAAACACGAGGTTAGGCGCCCTGCCCAGATCGACTACAACCTAAACAAGCTGGATCTCCGCACATTAGAGAACGCATTAATCGAGATCAACAATGAGACCAGGGCTTTGGGCTCAGAACTGTCTGTCTCTACCGGATTGTTTATCGGCTATGAAGAATGGCGAATCTTTCGGTCCGACGGTACCGATGTACATTTTGCCATCCCCCGGTGTATCATTCGTAACGGGATCTCCGCCCGCACCGAGGGAAGGGCATCAAGCACAATGGCGAATATCAGTGGGGTGGACCCTAGGGTCTTGATTAGCGATGAGTATCGCCAACTGTTGCGGAGACGTTCAGAGACAGCGGCCAACATAGCAATGAACTTGACGAAGGCTACCCCGATTAAAGCTGGTCACTATAAGCTGGTTATTGATTATTCCCTAGCCATGGTTCTTGCCCACGAAGCCTTTGGTCACGCGGCGGAGGTGGACCGGGCGGAAAGCACTATCCTGGCCAAAAACGGTAAGTTTCGCACGGGAGAAGTGGTTGCTGCTCCTATTGTATCCATTGTGGACGGTCCCATCTTAGGGGATAATGGTGATCAGCCCTTCAGTGTCAATGGAGTACCCCGGGATACTGTTACCATCGTGGAAAATGGCGTCCTTAAGGACGGACTGGCCGATGTATTCTCTGCAAGGGAAGCCGGTGTAAGAAATACCGGTGCAGCTAGAGCTCAAAGTTACGAACACCTGCCAATCCCTCGGATGTCCAATATTCGACTTACCGTCAATAATGCCTACCCGATTAATCAGGACTTTGAAGACATTACTCCATCCCAGTTACGTACTCTATTGGAGGAAGCGGGTCTGCTCAAAGAAGATGAACAGATCCTTTATCTGTCTGGAGCGATGGGGGGACAGGTCAACCCAGCTACGGGGGATTTCGTCTTTACTTGTTCCGGAGTCTATGAACTAAGGGAAGAAGCAATCCCAAGGCAAGCAACCAGTTTCAGTGGACAAATCCTTTCGGCTCTAAAGGCCATATCCGGCGGATTAGGCTCGGTAAACAGTAATGCAGCGGGTACCTGTGGTAAAAGCGGTCAGATGGTATCCTGTGGAGGCGGATCAAATCTGTTTATTGTCATCGAAAAAGATCAGAAGATCACGATCGGGGGTGGCCAATGA